The following proteins are encoded in a genomic region of candidate division WOR-3 bacterium:
- the pheS gene encoding phenylalanine--tRNA ligase subunit alpha — MEIEKLKEEVKRNLEKVKNKEDLEEIRIKYLGRKGILKESFDKLKDIEPEKRKELGKLLNEVKEFLEREIELRKKEFEIKRKKDIDPTLPGLLKKRGFLHILKEEIKRIEEIFVGLSFEVETGPEIESEFNNFEALNIPEWHPARDMQATLFLERKGFLLRTHTSPIQIRVMLRKKPPIRIIAPGRVYRRDNFDASHSPVFHQVEGLYINKNVSFSNLKGTVELFLKEYFEKKDLEIKFEPSYFPFTEPSAEVSILWDTGEGKRFLEIAGCGMVHPNVLKNCNINPEEWNGYAFGMGVERLVMVKYKIPDIRLFYENERSFLKQFSI, encoded by the coding sequence ATGGAAATTGAGAAACTCAAAGAAGAAGTTAAAAGAAATTTAGAAAAGGTAAAAAATAAAGAGGATTTAGAAGAAATAAGAATTAAATATCTTGGCAGAAAGGGAATTCTAAAAGAATCCTTTGACAAACTAAAAGATATTGAGCCTGAAAAAAGAAAAGAATTGGGAAAATTATTAAATGAAGTAAAAGAGTTTCTTGAAAGGGAAATAGAGTTAAGAAAAAAAGAATTTGAGATTAAAAGGAAAAAAGATATAGACCCGACTTTACCTGGTTTATTAAAAAAGAGAGGTTTTTTACATATTTTAAAAGAGGAGATTAAAAGAATAGAGGAAATTTTTGTTGGACTTTCCTTTGAAGTAGAAACCGGTCCTGAGATTGAGTCTGAATTTAATAATTTTGAAGCATTAAACATTCCGGAATGGCATCCTGCAAGGGATATGCAGGCAACCCTTTTTCTTGAAAGAAAAGGATTTTTACTAAGAACCCACACTTCACCAATTCAAATAAGGGTAATGTTAAGAAAAAAACCACCAATTAGAATAATAGCCCCAGGTAGGGTCTATAGACGTGATAACTTTGATGCTTCCCATTCTCCTGTATTCCATCAGGTGGAAGGGCTTTACATTAATAAAAATGTAAGTTTTTCAAATTTAAAAGGAACAGTTGAGCTATTTCTGAAAGAATATTTTGAAAAGAAGGATCTTGAAATAAAATTTGAACCATCTTACTTTCCTTTTACAGAACCTTCTGCTGAAGTTTCTATATTATGGGATACAGGTGAAGGAAAAAGATTTCTTGAAATTGCAGGCTGCGGAATGGTTCACCCCAATGTTTTAAAAAATTGTAACATTAATCCTGAAGAGTGGAATGGATATGCTTTTGGAATGGGAGTTGAAAGACTTGTTATGGTTAAATACAAAATACCTGATATAAGACTTTTTTATGAAAATGAAAGAAGTTTTCTAAAACAATTTTCAATATGA
- a CDS encoding patatin-like phospholipase family protein, whose protein sequence is MRKIFSKRPFFSFSLSGGGARGLVHIGFLKAMEEEGIKPECIGGTSIGGIIGILYSYKLSWKFVYDKIKESIERGILKKLGFDVFTREEKNIFKRIHDAIVERINLAKAFLSESVIPLKETYEAAEEIFGDLRFEDLKLKTFVTAFDLVKGEYVYINEGLVKDAVIATSAIPGFLPPLKKEGRILVDGGVISNSPVYFLKKLYNPRFIITSRVKNEIETRKDFRGGYEFYQRILQFHRVYFEEREIKESDFLITFDTQNLSWADFDKIDEFVEKGYLITKANINKIKRKILKKKILFWTS, encoded by the coding sequence ATGAGAAAAATTTTTTCAAAAAGACCTTTTTTTTCCTTTTCTCTCTCTGGAGGTGGTGCAAGGGGTTTAGTTCATATTGGTTTTTTAAAAGCAATGGAGGAAGAGGGTATAAAACCAGAATGTATTGGGGGAACAAGTATTGGAGGAATTATAGGAATTCTTTACTCCTATAAACTTTCCTGGAAATTTGTTTATGATAAAATAAAAGAAAGCATTGAAAGGGGAATTCTAAAAAAACTTGGTTTTGATGTTTTTACAAGAGAGGAAAAAAATATTTTTAAGAGAATACACGATGCCATAGTGGAAAGAATAAATCTTGCTAAAGCTTTTTTGTCAGAATCAGTTATTCCTTTAAAAGAAACCTATGAAGCAGCAGAAGAAATTTTTGGGGATTTAAGGTTTGAAGATTTAAAACTAAAAACTTTTGTTACTGCCTTTGATCTTGTTAAAGGAGAATATGTTTATATAAATGAAGGATTAGTAAAAGATGCGGTAATTGCAACTTCAGCAATACCTGGATTTTTACCTCCCCTTAAAAAGGAAGGAAGAATTTTAGTTGATGGTGGTGTAATCTCAAATTCACCGGTATATTTTTTGAAAAAATTATATAATCCAAGATTTATAATAACTTCAAGAGTTAAAAATGAAATTGAAACCAGAAAAGATTTTAGAGGTGGTTATGAATTCTATCAGAGAATTTTACAGTTTCACAGGGTTTATTTTGAAGAAAGAGAAATTAAAGAATCCGATTTTCTTATTACCTTTGATACACAGAATTTATCCTGGGCTGATTTTGATAAAATAGATGAATTTGTTGAAAAGGGTTATTTAATAACAAAAGCCAATATAAATAAAATAAAAAGAAAAATTTTAAAAAAGAAAATTTTATTCTGGACCTCTTAA
- the rplT gene encoding 50S ribosomal protein L20: protein MRVKSGPKTRRRHKKIREMAKGYYGQKSKTFRKANEAVLKSLRYAYRHRKEKKREFRRLWIARINAACRNLGVKYNEFVHNLKEKGILLNRKMLAYLAVNEPESFKEIVEKAMAS, encoded by the coding sequence ATGCGAGTTAAAAGTGGACCAAAAACAAGGAGAAGACATAAAAAAATAAGGGAAATGGCAAAAGGTTATTACGGACAAAAAAGTAAAACCTTTAGAAAGGCTAATGAGGCAGTTTTGAAATCCCTAAGATATGCTTACAGACACAGAAAGGAGAAAAAGAGAGAATTTAGGAGACTTTGGATAGCAAGGATAAATGCAGCCTGTAGAAATCTTGGTGTTAAATACAATGAATTTGTTCACAATTTAAAAGAAAAGGGTATATTATTAAATAGAAAGATGTTAGCCTATCTTGCAGTTAATGAACCAGAAAGTTTTAAAGAAATTGTTGAAAAAGCTATGGCAAGTTAA